The sequence CACGGGCACATTCACAGATGATGAACTCATCCTCGAAGCTCTCCATATCGACACCCTTGTAGATGGAAGCCGCTTTTTTGATGACATCGTAGGCCATAACGGAACAGTGCATCTTCTGGCCCGGAACCGCCGGAACATCCGGATCGTCGCGCAGCGCTTTTTCGACGTCGATGTTCGTAATTTTCAGCGCATCGTCGACGGTCTTGCCCATACAGAGTTCGGCCATCATGTCCGAACTGGCGATCGCCGTACCGCAACCAAAACTTTTGAATTTGCTGACCTTGATCGTGTCCGTCGCCGGATCGATCAGCCAGTAAAGGCGTACGGCGTCACCGCAGCTCTCTGCACCGAAATCGGCGATAACGAGTTTATCATCGCCGGCATCGGCTTCAGTGAGTTCTCCCATATTGATAGGATCGTTCATTCTACGCTGTACTTCGGTTGAGTACTCCTCCCAGAGCGCTCCGCCGATCAAATCATCTCTAGCCATTTTGTGACCCCTTTTAAAAAAGATTTCTACCGGCCATTATGCAAATGGTGTTCCAGTTGAGCATCCCCGCGCAAACGACGCTGAGATGACAAAATTGTCACCCTCCGACGTCAGGAATACCTTATGCAGTATCTATGGTAATCCAATGAAAGGATCAGCCATGTACCAACTGACTGCCATCTTCAACCGCAGTTGCCTCAGTGATGTGTTACTGGAGCTCAAAGAGCACGCTATCGAAGGCGTCACCATCAGCGAGGTCATCGGTAAAGGCGGGTTGGCGTTTGACGACGCGGGCCCCGTCGAACTCGATGAGAACATCCGCCTCGACATCGTCGTCTCGAACGAACTCTTCAAAGAGGCGGCCAAAGAGGCGATCCGTTGCAATACCCGCGATCTCGGCAAGGGAAGCGGCAAAATGTGGGTGACGCCGGTCCTGGAAGTCGAACGGATCCGCACCGGCGAAATCAACGAAGCGGCGCTGCGCCACAGCGACAACGACGAGCGCGCGCTGCACTTTGACAGCTACTACACCGCCATCGACACCCCGGCGAGCTGAGCCTCAGCGCTCGGCCAGTTTGTAAAGGAAACGCCGCTCTTTGAAGGGCGGTATCTCCAGCTCCTGGCGGTACTTCGCGATGGAGCGCCGCACCATGGAGATCCCGAAGCGCGCTTCGATCTTCTCATGCAGGATCTTGTCGCTGAAAGGCTTGTCATGATCCTCGCTTTTGACCAGCCGCTCCAGGAAATGTTTGATCTCCGCCGTAGAGACGTTCCCGATCGCGTTGGAGAAGAAATCCTTGAAGGCGAACACCCCCCGCTCCGTCTCCAGGTACTTGTCGCTGATGGCGCGTGAGATCGTCGATTCGTTAAAACCGAGTTCGTCCGCCACGTCCTGCAGTTTCAGCGGCTGCAGCTCCCCGCCCATGAAGAAGGCGTACTGCTTCTCCAGCAGCACCAGCGTTACGTTGTAAAGCGTCGCCTTGCGCAGGTCGAGCAGCTTGACGAGCTCGCGTGCCTCTTTGAACTTCTGTTTGGCAAAATTGTCATACTTGTCGATCTGCGTCACTTTAAGGTCGGGGTAGAAGGCGTTATTCATCTTGATGGTGAACTCGCCCCCCTGAAAGGCGACGTAGAGGTCAGGCAGCACCGGCGGCTCGCTCTCCATGTACTCCAGCGCCGGCGGGTTCTTGAGGTGGCTTATCACCTCTTTCGCGTCGTGAAGGCGCGGGTGGTTGACGAACTTCTCCATTGACTCGAAACGGGTGATCATCGCACTGACGAGAATGCTCAGCTCATCGTCCATGTCGACCTCGTTGAGCTGGAAGAGGAACGACTCTTTGTAATCCTTTGCCCCCACGCCCGAAGGCTCCAGGTAGGCAAAACGCTGACGTACCTTCTCGACCTG is a genomic window of Sulfurimonas sp. HSL1-2 containing:
- a CDS encoding iron-sulfur cluster assembly scaffold protein, which codes for MARDDLIGGALWEEYSTEVQRRMNDPINMGELTEADAGDDKLVIADFGAESCGDAVRLYWLIDPATDTIKVSKFKSFGCGTAIASSDMMAELCMGKTVDDALKITNIDVEKALRDDPDVPAVPGQKMHCSVMAYDVIKKAASIYKGVDMESFEDEFIICECARVSQDTILEVIKLNKLKSIEEITDYTKAGGFCKSCIKPGGHEKKDVYLVDLLSQALEELAAEEKSRKIIEAKGDGTFESMGLVQKIKAVESILEEYIRPTLKADGGDVELLDIVANEGKWDVLIKYQGECMSCSMNTTTTLAGIEDMLNFKLKAPIKVIVT
- a CDS encoding P-II family nitrogen regulator, which gives rise to MYQLTAIFNRSCLSDVLLELKEHAIEGVTISEVIGKGGLAFDDAGPVELDENIRLDIVVSNELFKEAAKEAIRCNTRDLGKGSGKMWVTPVLEVERIRTGEINEAALRHSDNDERALHFDSYYTAIDTPAS
- the rpoN gene encoding RNA polymerase factor sigma-54, translating into MKQALNLKQKQLPRLSMQTWLPLLQCSLSDLDKHLQVISSENPCLEVSSGFEVSESSSERSHRAYMEYQNHVSNASSDEIEWLSVSSQSLYERLDEQIAAPLFPTPISQKIARQIIYYISDEGYFEGSVEEIAEQCDTDAQQVEKVRQRFAYLEPSGVGAKDYKESFLFQLNEVDMDDELSILVSAMITRFESMEKFVNHPRLHDAKEVISHLKNPPALEYMESEPPVLPDLYVAFQGGEFTIKMNNAFYPDLKVTQIDKYDNFAKQKFKEARELVKLLDLRKATLYNVTLVLLEKQYAFFMGGELQPLKLQDVADELGFNESTISRAISDKYLETERGVFAFKDFFSNAIGNVSTAEIKHFLERLVKSEDHDKPFSDKILHEKIEARFGISMVRRSIAKYRQELEIPPFKERRFLYKLAER